The Ensifer adhaerens genome contains a region encoding:
- a CDS encoding Na/Pi cotransporter family protein, with protein MNSGTLVILELLGGVALLLWGVRMVRTGVMRGWGDRLQRFVEERLSNRLTAFGSGVLATAVLGSATAMALIVAGLAGAGAISAPTGLAVLLGADIGSALVSGLFASGSSLAAMLAPLFLFAGYVAFNASSEFRPRNAGRILMGLGLMLMALKVIVAATAPLRQATLFHDVLGTVAGEPVLGFLVGALLAWLCHSTLAVILLVASLLMSGSLEIAGAVPLILGVNFGGGLPAVSATLDQPPVARKLPLANLFCRGLLAIALLPFAREIVEIAGRLPAEPLHVAVGLHAAFNLLVAAVFLPLSPIVIRLVERLVPARPVADDPLASPRYLDGRTLETPAIALSNATTETIRMSELLERMFLMSLTALQTGRMEPLKELPSIDARLGNYMASVHAYLGQLTQDELSAEDTGRAHEIMLFASNLEHAGDVIKLSLADRIRAKVKQDVALRASQREALDALSEVIAASLRLLPAALLSRDVSASARLAAQKDRFRDLEDDVVGRHLGRERIEAAGDAKGNALFIDLVRDLHRINSDIAAAGYPLVQAAGLLSSSRIRSTLPAGAAG; from the coding sequence ATGAACTCCGGAACATTGGTCATCCTGGAACTCCTTGGCGGCGTGGCGCTGCTTCTGTGGGGCGTGCGCATGGTGCGCACCGGCGTCATGCGTGGCTGGGGTGACCGGCTGCAGCGTTTCGTCGAGGAGCGCCTGTCGAACCGGCTCACGGCCTTCGGCAGCGGTGTGCTGGCGACCGCCGTGCTCGGCAGCGCAACGGCGATGGCGCTGATCGTTGCCGGACTTGCGGGCGCCGGGGCGATCTCGGCACCAACAGGACTTGCGGTCCTGCTTGGGGCGGATATCGGCTCGGCGCTCGTCTCGGGCCTCTTTGCCTCCGGCTCCTCGCTCGCGGCGATGCTCGCCCCACTGTTTCTGTTCGCCGGCTATGTCGCCTTCAACGCGTCGAGCGAATTTCGCCCGCGAAATGCGGGGCGCATCCTGATGGGCCTCGGCCTGATGCTGATGGCGTTGAAGGTGATCGTTGCCGCGACCGCGCCGCTGCGCCAGGCGACGCTCTTCCACGATGTTCTGGGAACCGTTGCCGGTGAGCCCGTGCTCGGCTTCCTCGTCGGCGCATTGCTTGCCTGGCTCTGTCACTCGACGCTCGCGGTCATCCTGCTTGTGGCTTCGCTTCTGATGAGCGGCAGTCTCGAAATTGCCGGAGCCGTGCCCCTGATCCTGGGCGTCAATTTCGGGGGCGGCCTTCCGGCCGTCAGCGCCACGCTCGACCAGCCACCCGTGGCCCGCAAGCTGCCGCTCGCCAACCTGTTTTGCCGCGGTCTTTTGGCGATCGCGCTCCTGCCTTTTGCGCGAGAGATCGTGGAGATCGCCGGGCGCCTGCCCGCCGAGCCGCTCCACGTCGCCGTCGGCCTCCACGCTGCCTTCAACCTGCTGGTCGCAGCCGTGTTCCTGCCGCTGTCTCCGATCGTCATCCGCCTGGTCGAGCGCCTTGTCCCGGCACGCCCCGTCGCGGACGACCCGCTTGCGTCCCCGCGCTATCTCGACGGAAGGACCCTCGAAACACCGGCAATCGCGCTCAGCAATGCGACGACCGAAACGATACGCATGAGCGAATTATTGGAACGCATGTTCCTGATGTCGCTGACGGCGCTGCAAACCGGTCGGATGGAACCGCTGAAGGAATTGCCCTCGATCGACGCGAGGCTTGGAAACTACATGGCCTCGGTCCACGCCTATCTCGGTCAGTTGACGCAGGACGAGCTTTCGGCCGAGGATACCGGCAGAGCCCACGAGATCATGCTGTTTGCGAGCAATCTCGAACATGCCGGCGACGTCATCAAGCTCAGCCTCGCCGACCGCATTCGGGCCAAGGTCAAGCAGGACGTCGCCTTGAGGGCGAGCCAGCGCGAGGCACTCGATGCCCTCTCGGAAGTGATCGCCGCGTCGCTCAGGCTGCTTCCTGCGGCGCTCCTGTCGCGCGACGTCTCCGCCTCAGCCCGCCTTGCAGCCCAGAAGGATCGCTTTCGAGACTTGGAGGATGACGTCGTCGGCCGGCATCTCGGTCGCGAACGCATCGAAGCGGCCGGCGATGCGAAAGGCAATGCGCTGTTCATCGACCTCGTTCGCGACCTGCACAGGATCAACTCCGATATCGCCGCCGCCGGCTACCCGCTGGTTCAGGCAGCCGGGCTGTTGAGCAGCAGCCGAATCAGAAGCACTCTGCCGGCAGGTGCTGCCGGCTGA
- a CDS encoding BA14K family protein encodes MNRLTIIALSTAAALTSVSPAMAFPTIAGAPKIETAQAQLVQYRRYGGGYRGGYHGGNYHGHNHGGGDDWAWALGGLAAGAIIGGALAQPYYGSGYYDQGYYNQGYYNQGYYGPTYYRPRYYAPRYYRQTYYGGDAHTSWCYARYRSYRAYDDTYQPYHGPRQICISPY; translated from the coding sequence ATGAACAGGCTGACGATCATTGCCTTGTCCACGGCGGCGGCGCTGACCAGCGTTTCGCCGGCCATGGCATTTCCCACGATAGCGGGCGCCCCGAAGATCGAGACGGCGCAAGCGCAACTGGTTCAGTACAGACGATACGGTGGCGGTTACCGCGGTGGCTACCATGGCGGTAATTATCACGGGCACAACCACGGCGGCGGCGACGATTGGGCCTGGGCGCTCGGCGGACTGGCCGCTGGTGCGATCATCGGTGGAGCGCTGGCGCAGCCCTATTATGGCTCGGGCTACTACGATCAGGGTTATTACAATCAGGGCTACTACAACCAAGGCTATTACGGCCCGACCTACTATCGCCCGCGCTACTATGCGCCGCGCTATTACCGGCAGACCTATTATGGCGGCGATGCGCACACGAGTTGGTGCTATGCCCGCTACCGGTCCTACAGAGCTTACGACGATACGTACCAGCCCTATCACGGTCCGCGGCAGATCTGCATCTCGCCCTACTGA
- a CDS encoding hydrolase: MSKLEVLTPQNSQLIFIDQQPQMAFGVQSIDRQVLKNNVVGLAKAAKVFDIPTTITTVETGSFSGHTYPELLAVFPENDILERTSMNSWDDQNVRDALARNAANGRKKIVVSGLWTEVCNTTFALSALHDVPDYEIYMVADASGGTSVDAHKYAMDRMVQAGVIPVTWQQVLLEWQRDWARKETYNAVTSLVKEHSGAYGMGIDYAYTMVHKADERVRHGKTIGPNPVK, translated from the coding sequence ATGTCCAAACTCGAAGTCCTGACCCCGCAGAACAGCCAGCTGATCTTCATCGACCAGCAGCCGCAGATGGCCTTCGGCGTTCAGTCGATCGACCGCCAGGTGCTGAAGAACAACGTCGTCGGCCTTGCCAAGGCCGCAAAGGTCTTCGACATCCCGACGACGATCACCACCGTCGAGACCGGATCCTTCTCCGGCCACACCTATCCCGAACTGCTCGCCGTCTTCCCGGAAAACGATATCCTCGAACGCACCTCGATGAACTCCTGGGACGATCAGAACGTCCGCGACGCGCTGGCCAGGAATGCCGCCAACGGCCGCAAGAAGATCGTCGTCTCCGGTCTGTGGACCGAAGTCTGCAACACCACCTTTGCGCTCTCGGCCCTCCATGATGTCCCGGACTACGAGATCTACATGGTCGCCGACGCCTCCGGCGGCACCTCGGTCGATGCGCACAAATACGCCATGGACCGCATGGTCCAGGCCGGCGTCATCCCAGTCACCTGGCAGCAGGTCCTGCTCGAATGGCAGCGCGACTGGGCCCGCAAGGAAACCTACAATGCCGTCACTTCGCTGGTGAAGGAACATTCCGGCGCCTATGGCATGGGCATCGATTACGCCTACACCATGGTCCACAAGGCCGACGAACGCGTCCGTCACGGCAAGACGATCGGCCCCAACCCGGTCAAGTGA
- a CDS encoding HlyD family secretion protein, giving the protein MNQHTAIAITEAPSPTAETLPAIRLPEELPAIPPALAPNAKVPAKRWLRGLLFASVAAAALAAAADFGWGYWTTGRFQVSTDDAYVKADSTTIAPKVSGHIAEVLVADNERVKAGQILARIDDRDFNVSLERAMAEVEAAEANIANKQSALVAQQSAIEAAKATVEADRADQTFAEQDDKRYSELARQGFGTIQNAQQAASRITAARAAVTRDTAALANETKQLDVIKAEVAQAKAALDSAKAAQNQARLNLSYTTLAAPIDGVIGNRTLRVGQYVQAGTQLMAVVPTEAAYIVANYKETQLTGVHPGQKVTVEVDTFPGQVFEGHVDSISPASGQEFALLPPDNATGNFTKVVQRIPVKIVLDRGIPRSVILRPGMSVYPTIDTNPTATEVASKSEKIY; this is encoded by the coding sequence ATGAACCAGCACACGGCAATCGCCATCACAGAAGCCCCCTCTCCGACTGCCGAGACGTTGCCGGCCATTCGGCTCCCCGAGGAACTGCCTGCTATCCCGCCTGCCCTGGCGCCGAACGCGAAGGTACCCGCGAAGCGGTGGCTGCGCGGCCTGCTCTTCGCCTCGGTGGCCGCCGCAGCCCTGGCGGCCGCCGCCGATTTCGGGTGGGGATACTGGACGACAGGCCGCTTCCAGGTGTCGACCGACGACGCCTATGTGAAGGCCGACAGCACGACGATTGCGCCCAAGGTATCCGGCCATATCGCCGAGGTGCTCGTGGCCGACAACGAGCGGGTGAAGGCGGGACAGATCCTCGCCCGCATCGACGACCGCGATTTCAACGTCAGCCTCGAACGGGCGATGGCCGAGGTCGAGGCAGCCGAAGCCAACATCGCCAACAAGCAGTCGGCCCTGGTGGCCCAGCAATCCGCGATCGAAGCGGCAAAGGCGACGGTCGAGGCCGACAGGGCCGACCAGACCTTTGCCGAACAGGACGACAAACGCTATTCGGAACTCGCCAGACAGGGCTTCGGCACCATTCAGAATGCTCAACAGGCGGCTTCGCGCATCACGGCCGCCCGTGCCGCGGTAACACGGGATACGGCAGCACTTGCCAATGAAACCAAGCAGCTTGACGTGATCAAGGCCGAAGTCGCCCAGGCGAAGGCGGCACTCGACAGCGCCAAGGCGGCGCAGAACCAGGCTCGCCTGAACCTCTCCTATACCACCCTTGCCGCCCCCATCGATGGCGTGATCGGCAACCGTACCCTGCGGGTCGGCCAATATGTACAGGCCGGCACCCAGTTGATGGCCGTCGTCCCGACGGAGGCGGCCTACATCGTCGCCAACTACAAGGAGACCCAGCTTACCGGCGTCCATCCCGGCCAGAAGGTGACAGTCGAAGTGGACACCTTCCCCGGCCAGGTCTTCGAGGGGCATGTCGACAGCATCTCGCCGGCGAGCGGCCAGGAATTTGCGCTGCTGCCGCCGGACAATGCGACGGGAAACTTCACGAAGGTGGTGCAGCGCATTCCGGTCAAGATCGTACTCGACCGGGGCATCCCACGATCGGTGATCTTGCGGCCCGGCATGTCGGTCTACCCGACCATCGATACCAACCCGACGGCGACCGAAGTCGCGTCAAAGTCGGAAAAGATCTACTAG
- a CDS encoding MDR family MFS transporter, with product MSTIADTAAPGTLPTAAAPSEKASTKAWIAVIAGLIGAFMAILNIQITNASLLDIEGGIGTGVDNGAWISTSYLIGEIVVIPLTDYFSRVFSFRRYILANAILFPIFSAACAFAHDLGSMIVLRGLQGVAGGVLIPMAFTMILTRLPKAQQPFGLALFALSVTFAPAIGPTIGGYLTENYGWQSIFFVNTPPSMVMVVALYFTLEKKQMQLSLLKEGDWAGIITMAIGLSALQTVLEEGNKDDWFQSPLIVKLALVATVFLTAFVIIELKVEKPLVQLRLLRQRNFGVGVLVNVLVGVALFGTVYILPQYLGQVQRYNAEQIGFVLAWTGLPQLLIIPLVPTLMKRFDARYVGFVGISIFAVSCFMNTTLSLDSAGDQFFVPNIVRAIGQALVLTPITVITTAGIAPSEAAAASGLSNMLRNLGGAVGTATLATVLTKREQFHSNIIGQSVTLSRDEVRDRIGDLTQHFLTHGVTDAAVAQHKAIAVIGATVHRQALILGFSDTFAVIGTVLALAAIALLFTRKIQLGGAGAGGAH from the coding sequence ATGTCCACCATTGCTGATACAGCTGCCCCCGGCACGCTGCCAACCGCAGCGGCGCCCTCTGAAAAGGCGAGCACGAAAGCATGGATCGCGGTGATTGCCGGCCTGATCGGCGCCTTCATGGCGATCCTGAACATCCAGATCACCAACGCCTCGCTGCTCGATATCGAGGGCGGCATCGGCACGGGCGTCGACAACGGCGCCTGGATATCGACCTCCTACCTGATCGGCGAGATCGTGGTGATCCCCCTTACCGACTACTTCAGCCGCGTCTTCTCGTTCCGGCGCTACATCCTGGCAAATGCCATCCTGTTCCCGATCTTTTCCGCGGCTTGCGCCTTCGCCCATGATCTCGGCTCGATGATCGTGCTGCGCGGTCTGCAGGGCGTTGCGGGTGGCGTGCTCATCCCCATGGCTTTCACGATGATCCTGACCCGGTTGCCCAAGGCGCAGCAGCCGTTCGGGTTGGCACTCTTCGCCCTGTCCGTCACCTTCGCGCCGGCGATCGGCCCGACGATCGGCGGCTATCTCACCGAGAACTACGGCTGGCAGTCGATCTTCTTCGTCAACACGCCTCCAAGCATGGTCATGGTGGTTGCGCTCTACTTCACGCTCGAGAAGAAGCAAATGCAATTGTCCCTGCTCAAGGAGGGCGACTGGGCCGGCATCATCACCATGGCGATCGGGCTCTCGGCCCTGCAAACCGTACTCGAGGAGGGCAACAAGGACGACTGGTTCCAGTCGCCGCTCATCGTCAAGCTCGCCTTGGTCGCAACCGTGTTTCTGACCGCCTTCGTCATCATCGAACTCAAGGTCGAAAAGCCGCTGGTCCAGCTGCGTCTGCTCAGGCAGCGCAACTTCGGCGTCGGTGTCCTCGTCAACGTGCTGGTCGGCGTGGCGCTGTTCGGCACCGTCTACATCCTGCCGCAGTATCTGGGTCAGGTGCAGCGCTACAATGCCGAGCAGATCGGCTTCGTGCTCGCCTGGACCGGGTTGCCGCAGCTCCTCATCATTCCGCTCGTACCGACATTGATGAAGCGCTTCGACGCGCGCTACGTCGGCTTCGTCGGCATCAGCATCTTCGCCGTCAGCTGTTTCATGAACACGACGCTCTCGCTCGACAGCGCCGGCGACCAGTTCTTCGTACCCAATATCGTGCGCGCCATCGGCCAGGCACTGGTGCTGACGCCGATCACGGTGATCACGACCGCCGGCATTGCTCCAAGCGAGGCGGCCGCCGCTTCCGGCCTGTCGAACATGCTGCGCAATCTCGGCGGTGCAGTCGGAACGGCCACGCTCGCGACCGTGCTCACCAAGCGCGAGCAGTTCCATTCCAACATCATCGGCCAGTCCGTCACGCTTTCCCGCGACGAGGTCCGTGACCGGATCGGCGATCTGACCCAGCACTTCTTGACGCATGGCGTAACCGACGCCGCCGTTGCACAGCACAAGGCGATCGCAGTTATCGGCGCGACGGTTCACCGCCAGGCGCTTATCCTGGGCTTCAGTGATACGTTCGCCGTAATCGGCACCGTGTTGGCGCTCGCTGCCATCGCCCTGCTTTTCACCCGCAAGATCCAGCTCGGCGGCGCAGGTGCGGGCGGTGCCCATTGA
- a CDS encoding MaoC family dehydratase, giving the protein MNSSTPARLFLDDLYVGQRFTSATHIIDEAQIKAFAMQFDPQPFHLDEAKARDTLFKGLAASGWHTAAITMRLNVETGLPFAGGLIGAGGEINWPAPTRPGDTLHVESEVVEIIPSRSKPDRGIAVVVSSTINQRGEVVQNLKAKLVLKRKAAD; this is encoded by the coding sequence ATGAACAGTTCGACGCCCGCTCGCCTCTTTCTCGACGACCTCTATGTGGGCCAACGCTTTACAAGCGCGACCCATATCATCGACGAAGCCCAGATCAAGGCTTTCGCCATGCAGTTCGACCCGCAGCCTTTTCACCTCGACGAGGCAAAGGCCAGGGACACGCTCTTCAAGGGGCTGGCCGCAAGCGGATGGCACACCGCCGCCATCACGATGCGCCTCAATGTCGAGACCGGCCTGCCATTTGCCGGTGGCCTCATCGGCGCAGGCGGAGAAATCAACTGGCCGGCGCCGACGCGCCCCGGGGACACGCTGCATGTGGAAAGCGAAGTGGTGGAGATCATACCGTCCCGCTCGAAGCCTGATCGCGGCATCGCCGTCGTTGTCAGCAGCACCATCAATCAGCGTGGCGAAGTGGTGCAGAACCTCAAAGCCAAACTCGTCCTCAAGCGGAAAGCGGCAGATTGA
- a CDS encoding sulfite exporter TauE/SafE family protein, translated as MELTALTIMVAFAGVFLICFMKGAFGGGFSILGIPLLSLVMDPVTAGGLLAPLFVAMDLYGLRYFKRTTWSAPDLVLLLPGLVIGIGLGYLLFRFLDHRTVAIVMAATTLLFVGLWLARGAEVTARPRSTPKAISAGLASGITTMVAHSGGPPLAMYLLPLGLSKEVYAGTTSLFFTVGNATKALPWLFLAKPNADLGVLMAICLFAIPSGVTLGWRLQGRLYQRQVYRACYGLLALVALKLLWDGVSGFLA; from the coding sequence ATGGAACTGACCGCCCTGACCATTATGGTCGCCTTTGCCGGGGTATTCCTGATCTGCTTCATGAAGGGGGCGTTTGGCGGCGGTTTTTCCATACTCGGTATCCCGCTGCTGTCGCTGGTGATGGACCCGGTCACCGCCGGCGGCCTTCTCGCGCCGCTCTTCGTGGCAATGGATCTGTACGGCTTGCGCTACTTCAAGCGCACGACCTGGTCTGCTCCCGACCTCGTGCTGCTGCTTCCGGGGCTCGTGATTGGCATCGGGCTCGGCTATCTGCTGTTCCGCTTTCTCGATCACCGCACCGTCGCGATCGTGATGGCGGCGACGACGCTGCTCTTCGTCGGCCTGTGGCTTGCAAGGGGCGCAGAGGTAACGGCGCGCCCACGCTCGACCCCCAAGGCAATTTCGGCCGGCCTCGCCTCAGGCATCACCACGATGGTCGCCCACTCCGGCGGACCGCCACTGGCGATGTATCTTCTGCCGCTTGGCCTCAGCAAGGAGGTCTATGCGGGAACGACGAGCCTTTTCTTTACCGTCGGCAATGCGACCAAGGCCCTGCCATGGTTGTTCCTGGCAAAGCCGAACGCCGATCTCGGAGTGCTGATGGCGATCTGCCTGTTCGCCATTCCGAGCGGTGTTACGCTCGGCTGGCGGCTCCAGGGCAGGCTCTACCAGCGGCAGGTCTATCGCGCCTGCTATGGATTGCTGGCCCTGGTCGCGCTGAAGCTATTGTGGGACGGTGTTTCCGGCTTTCTCGCTTGA
- a CDS encoding PAS domain S-box protein, with translation MGQLIRSHRWDDSPLGPMEAWPPCLAAAVDIMLPAQAQIVMFWGEEFVALYNDAYAPTIGDKHPRALGRPARENWGELWGDLEPLLQRVLKRGETVVAKDRPFYIERHGYPETVYFDISYSPVRDEEERVRGVFCIVNETTERVKFESALQANEERLRAIFSQSAAGISQMDLTGRFLLVNNRFCEIVGYSEAELLTMRMHDITFPEDVAESARLFKTMVSTGQSYEIEKRYLRKDGGLVWVTNSVSALRDERGNFRQAAAVIVDITERKRAQEVERRLAAIIASSNDAILGIDLRMRITTWNAGAERLYGYSAEEMVGRSVMTLVPEDRIDEEPAILRQVSAGLKVEPYETKRLHKDGRSVDVLLSVSPIYDAYGSIVGASKLAHDITVRKEAERLQTVLVGELNHRVKNVFATVLAIARQTLGRSDATDAGEVQAFEARLVSMARAHDLLTHGTWERAELQAIINQAISPYAQERFVVSGPPIQVPPRMVVSLSLALHELATNAAKYGALSTADGRVSITWSLKTGTPTRLTLRWQESGGPLVKQPSRKGFGSRLIQTLLAAELNGQVEISYHPSGLVCSVDAALQVGWDEPTSS, from the coding sequence ATGGGTCAGCTGATCCGATCTCATCGCTGGGATGACAGCCCGCTCGGCCCCATGGAGGCTTGGCCGCCATGCCTGGCGGCGGCGGTCGACATCATGTTGCCGGCGCAGGCGCAGATTGTGATGTTCTGGGGCGAGGAGTTCGTTGCGCTCTACAACGACGCCTATGCGCCCACCATCGGGGACAAGCACCCTCGTGCGCTGGGGCGCCCGGCACGCGAAAACTGGGGTGAGCTTTGGGGTGACCTCGAACCTCTGCTGCAGCGCGTGCTGAAGCGCGGCGAGACGGTGGTTGCGAAAGACCGTCCCTTCTACATCGAGCGTCACGGTTATCCCGAAACGGTGTACTTCGATATCTCCTACTCGCCCGTCCGGGACGAGGAAGAGAGGGTTCGAGGCGTGTTCTGCATTGTCAACGAAACGACGGAACGCGTGAAGTTCGAGAGCGCCCTGCAGGCCAACGAAGAGCGGCTTCGCGCAATCTTCTCGCAATCGGCCGCCGGCATCAGCCAGATGGACCTGACGGGCCGCTTCCTCTTGGTCAACAATCGCTTCTGCGAAATCGTCGGCTACAGCGAAGCCGAATTGCTGACGATGCGCATGCATGACATCACCTTTCCCGAAGACGTCGCCGAAAGCGCCCGCCTGTTCAAGACGATGGTGAGCACGGGCCAAAGCTACGAGATCGAGAAGCGCTACCTGCGCAAGGATGGTGGTCTTGTCTGGGTAACGAACTCGGTCTCCGCGCTCCGCGACGAGCGCGGCAATTTTCGTCAGGCCGCCGCCGTCATCGTCGACATCACCGAGCGCAAGCGGGCCCAGGAGGTCGAGCGTCGTCTTGCGGCCATCATCGCGTCCTCCAACGATGCCATCCTCGGCATCGATCTCAGGATGAGGATCACGACCTGGAACGCCGGAGCCGAAAGGCTCTACGGTTACTCGGCCGAGGAAATGGTCGGCCGGTCCGTGATGACGCTGGTGCCCGAGGACCGAATTGACGAAGAGCCCGCGATCCTCAGACAGGTGAGCGCGGGCCTCAAGGTCGAGCCATACGAGACCAAACGGCTCCACAAGGACGGTCGAAGCGTCGACGTCCTGCTCAGCGTTTCACCGATCTACGACGCCTATGGCAGCATCGTTGGTGCTTCGAAGCTGGCCCACGACATAACCGTGCGAAAGGAAGCCGAGCGCCTTCAGACCGTCCTCGTCGGCGAGCTGAACCATCGCGTCAAGAACGTGTTTGCGACCGTTCTGGCCATTGCCCGGCAGACGCTCGGCCGCAGCGACGCGACGGACGCCGGCGAGGTGCAGGCCTTTGAGGCGCGGCTGGTTTCGATGGCGCGGGCCCACGACCTTTTGACCCATGGAACCTGGGAACGGGCGGAGTTGCAGGCGATCATCAACCAGGCGATCTCCCCCTACGCGCAGGAGAGGTTTGTCGTGTCCGGCCCGCCGATCCAGGTTCCACCGCGAATGGTCGTGTCGCTGTCCCTGGCGCTGCATGAGCTCGCCACGAATGCCGCCAAATACGGCGCCCTTTCGACAGCGGACGGACGGGTCTCGATCACATGGTCGCTCAAGACCGGCACGCCGACCCGGCTGACGCTGCGCTGGCAGGAATCCGGCGGTCCGCTGGTAAAGCAACCATCGCGCAAAGGATTCGGCTCGCGTCTGATCCAGACACTCCTGGCAGCCGAACTCAACGGCCAGGTGGAGATCAGCTACCACCCCTCGGGCCTGGTGTGTTCCGTCGATGCAGCCCTGCAAGTCGGGTGGGACGAGCCCACTTCGTCCTGA
- a CDS encoding invasion associated locus B family protein produces the protein MATFVAITPLHAEDAAASKAAAPSQLSETYEDWSVACAEVEGKKHCLVSQRQFHKSGQHVLTLELRPAENAGLEGSLALPFGLYLEKGVTLGVDEATGGKPTPFRTCLLIGCIVSLTFTEGTVALLRSGTTLKIGAFASDTEKDVAFSVSLKGFTAALDRVLALTGKA, from the coding sequence ATGGCGACATTCGTCGCCATCACGCCGCTTCATGCAGAGGACGCGGCGGCCAGCAAGGCCGCGGCGCCCTCTCAGCTCTCCGAAACATACGAGGACTGGAGCGTCGCCTGCGCCGAGGTCGAAGGTAAGAAGCACTGCCTCGTGTCACAGCGGCAGTTTCACAAGAGCGGCCAGCACGTGCTGACGCTCGAGCTTCGGCCGGCCGAAAATGCCGGTCTGGAGGGAAGCCTCGCGCTGCCTTTCGGCCTCTATTTGGAAAAGGGCGTCACCCTCGGCGTCGACGAGGCGACCGGCGGCAAGCCGACGCCCTTCCGTACCTGCCTGCTGATCGGCTGCATCGTGTCGTTGACGTTTACCGAGGGTACGGTCGCACTGCTGCGCAGTGGAACGACGCTGAAGATCGGTGCCTTTGCGAGCGATACGGAAAAGGACGTAGCGTTCTCGGTGTCACTCAAGGGTTTTACGGCGGCGTTGGATCGCGTTCTTGCGCTCACCGGCAAGGCGTGA